Proteins from a genomic interval of Sphingobacterium sp. SYP-B4668:
- a CDS encoding AtpZ/AtpI family protein produces MEKKGKNNKWMMFIAMPSQMGITIYLFYLLGTWLDEKYVLSGSLAMKICTFLGVFVSLYYFIKQANRINKDE; encoded by the coding sequence ATGGAAAAAAAAGGCAAAAACAATAAGTGGATGATGTTTATTGCAATGCCTTCCCAGATGGGGATTACCATCTATCTTTTCTATCTGTTGGGTACGTGGTTGGATGAGAAATATGTGCTTTCAGGAAGTCTAGCAATGAAAATCTGTACATTTTTGGGTGTATTTGTATCGCTCTATTATTTTATTAAACAAGCTAATCGAATAAATAAAGATGAGTAA
- a CDS encoding helix-turn-helix domain-containing protein codes for MGELSLDQHNTAFIQAVAFVNQTNQNLFLTGKAGTGKTTFLKYIHKHSYKKMAITAPTGVAAMNAGGTTLHALFWLPFGVFLEDYEMNWNDQDHHIYNKSRLFSTIKLTKQRRAILQELELLVIDEVSMVRSDTLDAIDIILKSVRRDQRPFGGVQVLFIGDLYQLPPVVRDNEWSVMRGAYSSPFFFDAKVMREFPPVMLELSHIYRQKDDAFINLLNNIRNNEVSQMDLNYLNSHYKADFKPTQSDSYITLASHNRLADSINQEQLIALPGKMLNIKAVIKDDFQSGSYPTDETLTLKEGAQVMFIKNDTGDDRKYFNGKIGTVKEINLDKQQIVVTFPDGSDEVTVKRETWENIRYNYDKGQDAINSEVMGTFSQYPLRLAWAITIHKSQGLTFEKAIIDAGTSFAAGQVYVALSRLTGLEGLVLKSPIPSHSIRTDFQVVDFMQRILSENELPKVLELCQRNYLGQILLNSFRWTPLVEETAGLSASLADRNIDDKPGAERYFSTLISNLKVQEKVAHTFINQLYALLSDKESLDYTKICERTRSAVLWFKPKMETELLQATAQHIADWKIKKRTKKYVDELQAIHLDYKRKLEQLIHCLTIAETLMNDGDVSNAVSQIQKFEKSKDDNVKSATDTEDQKGENKLDTKQISLEMFQDGQSIEEIATKRGMVVGTIYGHLINFIGEGVEATELIDQVKLDKIIAVIKQHPDASSSELKTLLGPTVDYPDIRIGQKVLSID; via the coding sequence ATGGGAGAACTGTCTTTAGATCAACATAATACGGCATTTATACAAGCTGTTGCTTTTGTGAATCAAACTAATCAAAATCTTTTTTTGACGGGAAAGGCAGGGACTGGAAAGACAACATTCCTTAAATATATTCACAAGCATTCGTATAAAAAGATGGCCATTACGGCCCCTACAGGAGTTGCAGCCATGAATGCGGGGGGGACGACCCTTCATGCCCTCTTTTGGTTGCCATTTGGAGTTTTCTTGGAAGATTACGAGATGAATTGGAATGATCAAGATCATCATATTTATAATAAAAGTCGCCTGTTTAGCACCATCAAATTGACCAAGCAGCGACGTGCCATCCTACAGGAGTTAGAGCTTCTTGTTATTGACGAGGTATCCATGGTTCGTAGTGATACACTGGATGCTATCGACATCATCCTGAAATCGGTACGGAGAGACCAAAGACCCTTTGGAGGTGTACAGGTCCTGTTTATCGGAGACCTCTATCAGTTACCTCCTGTTGTTAGGGATAATGAGTGGTCAGTGATGCGAGGCGCTTACTCAAGTCCTTTTTTCTTTGATGCAAAGGTAATGCGGGAGTTTCCACCTGTAATGCTTGAACTGAGCCATATATATAGGCAGAAGGATGATGCTTTTATCAACCTGCTGAATAACATTCGTAATAACGAAGTGTCACAGATGGATTTGAATTATCTTAATTCACACTACAAAGCGGATTTTAAGCCCACTCAGTCAGATTCTTATATTACTTTGGCTTCGCACAATAGACTTGCTGATTCGATTAATCAGGAACAATTGATTGCGCTTCCAGGTAAGATGTTGAATATAAAAGCGGTCATTAAGGATGACTTTCAGTCGGGATCTTATCCTACGGATGAGACATTGACATTGAAGGAGGGGGCACAAGTTATGTTTATCAAAAACGACACTGGGGATGATCGGAAATATTTCAATGGCAAGATAGGCACTGTAAAGGAGATAAATCTGGATAAGCAACAGATTGTTGTAACTTTTCCAGATGGCTCGGATGAAGTTACCGTAAAACGAGAAACGTGGGAAAATATACGATATAACTACGATAAAGGGCAAGATGCCATTAATTCGGAGGTCATGGGGACTTTTTCGCAATATCCGCTACGCTTGGCTTGGGCTATTACAATCCATAAAAGTCAAGGATTGACGTTTGAAAAGGCCATTATTGATGCTGGAACATCTTTTGCAGCGGGACAGGTGTATGTTGCGCTGAGTAGGTTGACAGGGTTGGAAGGACTGGTGCTTAAATCTCCCATTCCATCGCATTCTATCCGTACAGATTTTCAAGTGGTGGACTTTATGCAGCGTATTCTATCCGAAAATGAACTGCCTAAGGTATTGGAGCTTTGTCAACGTAATTATTTGGGACAGATTCTGCTAAATAGCTTTAGATGGACACCATTGGTAGAAGAGACAGCCGGCCTGAGCGCATCACTAGCGGATCGGAATATCGATGATAAACCTGGAGCCGAACGTTACTTTTCTACTCTGATATCCAACCTCAAGGTGCAGGAGAAAGTCGCCCATACTTTTATTAATCAGCTATATGCACTTTTGAGTGACAAGGAAAGTCTGGATTATACTAAAATATGCGAACGAACCCGATCTGCGGTTCTGTGGTTTAAACCAAAAATGGAAACGGAGCTTTTGCAAGCGACTGCGCAGCATATTGCGGATTGGAAAATAAAGAAACGGACAAAAAAATATGTGGATGAGCTTCAAGCCATTCACTTGGATTATAAACGCAAGTTGGAACAATTGATTCATTGCTTGACAATTGCAGAGACTTTGATGAATGATGGTGATGTGAGCAATGCGGTCAGCCAAATTCAAAAGTTTGAAAAATCTAAAGATGATAACGTGAAATCAGCGACAGACACGGAAGATCAGAAAGGGGAGAATAAATTGGATACCAAGCAAATATCACTCGAGATGTTCCAGGATGGTCAATCTATTGAAGAGATAGCCACTAAGCGCGGTATGGTAGTGGGTACTATTTATGGACACTTAATAAATTTTATTGGAGAAGGGGTCGAAGCCACTGAGCTTATTGACCAGGTGAAGCTTGATAAGATAATCGCTGTGATCAAGCAGCACCCAGATGCTTCTTCTTCTGAATTAAAGACCCTTCTAGGCCCTACAGTAGACTATCCTGATATTCGAATAGGACAAAAAGTTTTGAGTATAGATTAA
- a CDS encoding imelysin family protein — MKSRYLGLALIPILGSCSTNQDKVNTQVKVIDNIESHIILPTHQLLCERVIDLQAAVARIEIGDDLSLLQAREAWFEARELWEQAEGYYVDDLHAAAIRSRMDKRLMFASNDMDSGAQLGELQLIEEILWGSEGVKVSAEMTDAELQGLMTITTSMVEQSKQLLALAREASSDVSTLRARGDEERTIGCQKRLKGYVERMITVTDEIIDEKIADNYLHPENTTLENPYSDNIKFDILNNLISIENLYTGKLDLHKGLGISTVVGHQDSELDAKVRKSIEESKKAINALPESYTMALIHDRDAVLVAKVKLQLLQELLKVQLLPIVAQI, encoded by the coding sequence ATGAAAAGCAGATATTTGGGGTTGGCTCTAATTCCAATCCTGGGCAGTTGTTCTACAAATCAAGATAAGGTCAATACGCAAGTAAAGGTCATAGACAATATCGAATCCCATATTATTCTTCCTACACATCAGCTTTTATGTGAGCGAGTCATAGACCTGCAGGCGGCAGTAGCGAGAATTGAGATTGGAGATGATCTTTCGTTATTGCAAGCGCGCGAGGCTTGGTTCGAAGCGCGCGAGCTTTGGGAGCAAGCGGAGGGTTATTACGTCGATGATTTGCATGCAGCAGCTATCCGCAGTCGGATGGACAAACGATTGATGTTTGCGTCAAATGATATGGATTCTGGGGCACAATTGGGTGAACTACAGTTGATCGAAGAAATTTTATGGGGCTCTGAGGGTGTCAAAGTATCGGCTGAAATGACGGATGCAGAGCTTCAAGGATTAATGACGATTACAACCAGTATGGTAGAGCAGAGTAAGCAATTGCTTGCGTTGGCACGGGAAGCTTCGTCAGATGTTTCGACGCTGCGCGCTAGAGGAGATGAGGAACGTACGATCGGTTGTCAAAAGAGGCTGAAGGGCTATGTTGAGCGGATGATTACGGTTACGGATGAAATCATCGATGAAAAGATAGCTGATAATTATCTTCATCCAGAAAATACTACTCTTGAAAATCCCTATAGTGATAATATCAAATTTGATATCTTGAATAATCTCATTTCTATCGAAAACCTGTATACTGGCAAGTTGGATTTGCATAAAGGATTGGGGATTTCTACCGTTGTGGGGCACCAAGATAGTGAATTGGACGCTAAGGTCCGCAAGTCTATTGAAGAGTCTAAAAAAGCTATTAATGCTCTCCCTGAATCATATACCATGGCGCTCATTCACGATAGGGATGCTGTGTTGGTTGCTAAAGTCAAGCTTCAGTTATTGCAAGAGCTGCTTAAGGTGCAACTTTTGCCAATCGTTGCCCAAATCTGA
- a CDS encoding phosphoheptose isomerase, which yields MEYVDKSELFNEIEKILLDKGFKIEKQDQTRPWGGFFVINEDQAQQFADEYFEGLDVQGLKISGKLSPKILIVAPEKRLSWQYHHRRAEIWRVIRGNVGVVTSTTDEEQEVRKLTEGESIKLKQGERHRLVGLQEYGVLAEIWQHTDIENPSDEDDIVRVQDDFGR from the coding sequence ATGGAATACGTAGATAAATCAGAATTATTCAATGAAATAGAAAAAATCCTCTTAGACAAAGGATTTAAAATTGAAAAACAAGACCAAACTCGCCCTTGGGGTGGATTTTTTGTTATAAACGAAGATCAGGCTCAGCAGTTTGCAGACGAATATTTTGAAGGACTAGATGTCCAGGGACTAAAGATATCTGGGAAACTAAGTCCAAAAATCCTAATCGTTGCCCCAGAAAAGCGCCTTTCGTGGCAGTATCATCATCGTCGTGCCGAAATATGGAGAGTAATCCGCGGCAATGTTGGCGTAGTAACTAGCACTACCGATGAAGAGCAAGAGGTTAGAAAACTAACCGAGGGAGAAAGTATCAAACTGAAACAAGGAGAACGCCATCGCTTGGTGGGATTACAGGAATATGGTGTATTGGCTGAAATATGGCAACACACAGATATCGAGAATCCCTCAGACGAAGATGATATTGTACGTGTACAAGACGACTTTGGCAGATAG
- a CDS encoding M56 family metallopeptidase, producing MIEFIFKFVAGSTIFIVLYFALLQYVKSFRINRWYLLSSLLLALLIPFFVFEVEAPVEKYVQLPTYEHVQTLSEEPIALAANSSASSSSAVAGATLVEPSGTNSWGGYLLVGVILLYFVGAIAMAIRFNRNLRKLYLKIVHAETVRRDDVTIILINDRVSPFSFFKYLFVNREEYFDGLAQDIVDHERAHIEQNHTWDIIFIEILLIVFWFNPALYFYKRAIQTNHEFLADEAVVSTRNHFDYLALLLQSVSQRQVVTLVSPFNHSLIKKRLLMITKKRSALQTNAFQLLAIMVLIGTIALFSKRTYAQAEKDTLRNTNLSSVTNSLIGLDTLGPDSTLCADSLIPHPPTAPTSPMALENDSLPLDMVVAMDSLKLDMDLSFLSSPEFMKSVVSTEDIGRMVSDVMASTNFTEDIQKIVDGAVKSGQQNPDSPEFKAMIKRIEKNAKAIEKKFNSPEFKANIAKIEANAAKIEEHYNSPEFKAKIAKIEADAAEIEKRYNSPEFKAKIAKIEREADERGERAAEIAERKAERAERDAERRAERAEREAERAAERAERAAERAMEKKEKSNDKW from the coding sequence ATGATTGAGTTTATTTTTAAATTCGTTGCAGGTTCGACAATCTTTATTGTCTTGTATTTTGCCCTGCTTCAGTATGTGAAGTCATTCCGTATTAACAGATGGTATTTGTTATCGTCTCTACTATTGGCTTTGCTTATCCCATTTTTCGTATTTGAAGTGGAAGCCCCTGTCGAAAAATACGTACAGTTGCCGACTTATGAACACGTACAAACATTAAGTGAGGAACCCATTGCTTTAGCGGCAAATAGTTCTGCATCCTCGTCAAGTGCTGTGGCCGGGGCCACTCTTGTAGAGCCGTCAGGAACCAATAGTTGGGGGGGGTATCTGCTTGTTGGTGTTATACTGCTTTATTTTGTAGGAGCCATTGCTATGGCCATTCGTTTTAATCGAAACCTCCGAAAACTGTATCTTAAAATAGTACATGCGGAGACCGTGAGAAGAGATGATGTGACCATCATTCTTATAAATGACCGGGTCTCTCCGTTCAGTTTTTTTAAGTATCTCTTTGTTAATAGAGAGGAGTATTTTGATGGCTTAGCACAAGATATTGTCGATCATGAAAGGGCTCATATCGAGCAAAACCATACGTGGGATATTATATTCATTGAGATTTTGCTGATTGTATTCTGGTTCAATCCTGCATTGTATTTTTATAAAAGAGCTATACAGACCAATCATGAATTTTTGGCGGATGAAGCAGTTGTCTCCACTCGCAATCATTTTGACTACCTCGCATTGCTGTTGCAATCTGTCTCGCAAAGACAGGTGGTGACGTTGGTCAGCCCATTTAACCATTCTTTGATAAAAAAGAGATTACTTATGATTACTAAGAAAAGATCGGCACTCCAAACGAATGCTTTCCAACTACTCGCTATCATGGTTTTGATCGGAACCATTGCGCTGTTCAGCAAAAGGACATATGCTCAGGCTGAAAAAGATACGTTAAGGAATACGAATTTATCCTCTGTCACCAATTCATTGATAGGTTTGGATACATTAGGTCCTGACTCGACATTGTGTGCAGATTCATTGATTCCTCATCCTCCAACTGCTCCCACCTCGCCAATGGCTTTAGAGAATGACTCTCTGCCTTTGGATATGGTCGTGGCGATGGATTCCCTGAAATTGGATATGGATTTATCTTTTCTTTCTTCCCCCGAATTCATGAAGAGCGTGGTTTCTACTGAAGATATTGGACGCATGGTGAGTGATGTAATGGCATCGACAAATTTTACAGAAGATATTCAAAAGATTGTAGACGGTGCGGTGAAGAGTGGTCAGCAAAATCCTGATTCACCTGAATTTAAGGCCATGATAAAGCGTATCGAGAAAAATGCAAAGGCAATTGAGAAAAAATTTAATTCACCTGAGTTCAAAGCTAATATTGCAAAAATAGAGGCAAATGCAGCGAAGATAGAGGAACACTATAATTCACCCGAATTCAAAGCTAAGATTGCGAAGATAGAGGCCGATGCGGCTGAAATCGAAAAGAGATACAACTCGCCAGAGTTTAAAGCTAAGATTGCCAAAATAGAAAGAGAAGCTGACGAGCGTGGAGAGAGAGCTGCTGAAATTGCCGAGAGAAAGGCCGAACGTGCAGAAAGAGATGCCGAACGGAGAGCGGAGCGTGCTGAAAGAGAGGCGGAGCGTGCTGCAGAACGTGCAGAAAGAGCGGCCGAAAGGGCTATGGAAAAGAAAGAAAAATCAAATGACAAGTGGTAG
- a CDS encoding BlaI/MecI/CopY family transcriptional regulator: MNSNDIEKSLSKKEEELMDYIWQAGKPFLKDIIECYPDPKPATTTIATLLKRLHEKGVVDYETFGNSRRYFPLIKKEAYFSNQMSGMIKQFFNDSTLQFASFFTSSANLSDKELEGLKKIVDQELKKRNDD; the protein is encoded by the coding sequence ATGAATTCTAATGATATAGAAAAGAGTCTTTCCAAGAAGGAAGAAGAATTGATGGATTATATCTGGCAAGCGGGTAAACCGTTTTTAAAAGATATTATCGAATGTTATCCTGATCCGAAGCCTGCTACGACGACCATTGCAACGCTTTTGAAACGGCTGCATGAGAAGGGTGTCGTTGATTATGAGACATTTGGCAATTCTAGAAGATATTTTCCGTTGATAAAGAAAGAAGCTTACTTTTCTAACCAAATGAGTGGAATGATTAAGCAATTCTTTAATGATTCAACCCTACAATTTGCTTCGTTTTTCACGTCATCAGCAAATTTGAGCGATAAAGAACTGGAGGGTTTGAAAAAAATAGTAGATCAAGAACTTAAAAAGAGAAACGATGATTGA
- a CDS encoding DNA topoisomerase IV subunit B: MTTYNEDSIRSLDWKEHIRLRPGMYIGKLGDGSAYDDGIYVLLKEVVDNSIDEFVMGAGKTIDITVNENKVAVRDYGRGIPIGSVVDVVSKINTGGKYDSKAFQKSVGLNGVGTKAVNALSSQFTVQSYRQGETRIAQFSKGELMADEKKETTQRNGTAVAFYPDESIFRNYKYRMEFVENMIWNYVFLNSGLVINFNGQKFISENGLKDLLERNIDTESMRYPIIHLKGEDIEIALTHGQQYGEEYYSFVNGQHTTQGGTHQAAFREAVVKTIREYYKKDFDAADVRASIIGAIAIKVQEPVFESQTKTKLGSQSVGPDGPTVRTFINDFVKKALDDYLHRNSETADALLKRIMQSERERKDIAGIKKLANERAKKASVHNRKLRDCKVHFSDKNERNQETTLFITEGDSASGSITKSRDVQTQAVFSLKGKPLNSYGMSKKIVYENEEFNLLQHALNIEDGLDGLRYNNIVIATDADVDGMHIRLLLLTFFLQFFPDLVKAGHVAILQTPLFRVRNKKETIYCYSDEERQRAIAKLGAKPEITRFKGLGEISPSEFGLFIGKDIRLDPVILSKDQKIQHLLEYYMGKNTPDRQKHIVNNLRVEVDIEAELTKEAV; the protein is encoded by the coding sequence ATGACGACATATAACGAAGACAGCATACGATCACTGGACTGGAAAGAGCATATCCGCTTACGTCCAGGGATGTACATTGGTAAGCTGGGAGACGGCTCTGCATATGATGATGGAATCTACGTACTTTTAAAAGAAGTAGTCGACAACTCAATCGATGAGTTTGTAATGGGCGCTGGGAAGACGATAGACATTACCGTCAATGAGAACAAAGTTGCCGTACGTGACTATGGTCGCGGAATTCCCATTGGCTCAGTAGTCGATGTAGTATCCAAAATAAATACAGGTGGTAAATACGATAGTAAGGCGTTCCAAAAATCAGTAGGTTTGAACGGTGTGGGTACGAAAGCGGTAAATGCACTATCTTCACAATTCACAGTACAGTCCTATCGCCAAGGAGAGACGCGAATAGCACAATTCAGCAAGGGTGAGCTCATGGCGGATGAGAAAAAAGAAACCACTCAACGCAATGGTACTGCTGTAGCTTTTTATCCAGACGAGAGCATCTTTAGAAACTACAAGTATCGAATGGAGTTTGTCGAAAATATGATCTGGAATTATGTCTTCCTCAACTCTGGGCTAGTTATCAACTTCAATGGACAAAAGTTCATTTCTGAAAATGGTCTTAAAGACCTGTTAGAGCGGAATATTGATACAGAGTCCATGCGTTATCCTATCATCCATCTCAAAGGAGAAGATATTGAAATCGCCTTGACCCATGGGCAGCAATATGGAGAAGAGTATTACTCATTCGTCAATGGACAACACACCACGCAAGGGGGTACACACCAAGCAGCCTTTAGGGAAGCAGTAGTAAAGACCATCCGCGAATACTATAAAAAAGATTTTGATGCAGCAGATGTACGCGCGTCCATTATTGGAGCGATTGCCATCAAAGTACAAGAGCCCGTATTTGAGTCGCAAACCAAAACCAAATTAGGTTCTCAAAGCGTTGGTCCCGATGGTCCCACTGTGCGTACGTTTATCAACGACTTTGTTAAAAAAGCCTTGGATGACTACCTGCACCGCAATTCAGAAACAGCTGACGCCCTATTGAAGCGCATCATGCAATCCGAGAGAGAGCGTAAGGATATTGCAGGAATCAAAAAATTGGCAAATGAACGTGCAAAAAAAGCTTCGGTACATAACCGCAAGCTGCGGGATTGCAAAGTTCACTTTTCAGACAAGAACGAACGGAATCAAGAAACGACTCTCTTCATCACCGAAGGAGATTCAGCAAGTGGCTCCATCACCAAATCTCGTGATGTGCAGACACAGGCGGTATTCAGCTTAAAGGGAAAACCGTTAAACTCATATGGCATGTCCAAAAAGATAGTCTACGAAAATGAAGAGTTCAACCTGCTACAGCATGCCTTGAACATTGAAGATGGATTAGACGGTCTACGTTACAACAATATCGTTATCGCTACAGATGCTGATGTCGACGGCATGCACATCCGTCTGTTGCTACTAACATTTTTCCTTCAATTTTTCCCCGACCTTGTAAAAGCAGGTCATGTCGCAATCTTGCAAACCCCTCTATTTAGGGTCCGAAATAAGAAAGAAACGATTTACTGCTACTCGGACGAGGAGAGACAGCGCGCCATTGCAAAACTAGGAGCCAAACCCGAAATCACCCGTTTCAAAGGATTGGGAGAGATTTCTCCTTCCGAATTTGGATTGTTTATTGGAAAGGATATCCGGTTAGACCCTGTCATCTTATCCAAGGATCAAAAAATCCAGCATCTATTGGAATATTACATGGGTAAGAATACACCAGACAGACAGAAACACATTGTCAACAATCTTCGCGTAGAAGTAGATATCGAAGCTGAATTGACCAAAGAAGCAGTATAA
- the purU gene encoding formyltetrahydrofolate deformylase, which yields MNTQILILIQCQDDVGLVAKISNTVAQYRLNIVTMREYVDEESNKFFVRLVCNGSIDQPSHLQESLKDNLPPNAQITINPSERKKIIILVTKEHHCLADILIRHHFETWNTDIQAVIGNYSELEEFTKKFNIPFHYVSHENISKEEFESKIANQISIYPFDYLILAKFMRILSPDFVRKFKNRIINIHHSFLPAFIGANPYRQAYTRGVKIIGATAHYVTDDLDEGPIIVQDTRRVNHTYTVQDMMTAGKEIEKAVLARAIRLLLEDRVMLDGNKTIVFE from the coding sequence TTGAACACTCAAATACTCATACTAATCCAATGTCAAGACGACGTTGGATTAGTTGCCAAAATATCCAATACAGTAGCACAATATCGTTTGAATATTGTGACCATGCGTGAATATGTAGATGAGGAATCTAACAAATTTTTCGTCAGATTAGTTTGTAACGGCAGCATTGACCAACCATCACACTTGCAGGAGTCTTTAAAGGACAATCTCCCACCAAATGCGCAGATTACAATAAACCCTTCCGAACGAAAGAAAATCATCATACTCGTAACCAAAGAACATCATTGCTTAGCGGATATCCTTATACGCCATCACTTTGAAACGTGGAATACAGATATACAAGCAGTCATTGGCAACTACAGTGAATTGGAGGAATTCACAAAAAAATTCAATATTCCCTTCCACTATGTTTCACATGAAAACATTAGTAAAGAGGAGTTTGAAAGTAAAATTGCTAACCAGATATCCATATACCCTTTTGACTATCTTATCTTAGCTAAGTTCATGCGGATACTATCACCAGATTTTGTACGAAAGTTCAAGAATCGCATCATCAATATCCACCACTCATTCCTTCCGGCATTTATAGGCGCCAATCCCTACAGACAAGCATACACCAGAGGAGTAAAAATCATTGGCGCTACCGCTCACTATGTGACAGACGATTTGGACGAAGGTCCTATCATTGTACAAGATACCCGAAGAGTGAATCACACGTACACCGTACAAGATATGATGACCGCTGGCAAAGAGATTGAAAAGGCTGTATTAGCTAGAGCTATACGCCTTTTGCTCGAAGATCGCGTCATGTTAGATGGCAATAAGACCATAGTCTTTGAATAG